The Candidatus Polarisedimenticolaceae bacterium genome includes the window TTCCGCAGCGTCGGGATGATCGGCGAGGTAGCGACGGACCCTCGCGATTTGCCGCTGGTAGTGGAGCTGCTCCTCGATGTCCCGCGCCCCCGTCCAGTCGATGGCCCACTGGGACTTGCGGGCTTCCTTGCGGTCCTTCTCGAACGTCGGGAGCGCGCCGGCGAGCAGGCGCACCTTCCGCACGTCGGCCGGCAGCCCCCAGTACTGCGTTCCCTCCGGAGCGTCCTGGTCCTTCGCGAGGAACGCCTCCGCCGTCGCCAGCGCGCGTGCGGCGTCGCGGGGTGTCCCCTCCCAGAGGCAATACGCCAGGAACCCCTGGGCGTCCTCGCCGCGTGGGTCCTTGTCCGCCGTCGCCGCGAGGGGCTCGAGGATCGGGATCGCCGCGGCGCAGTCGGGGACGTACGGCTCGATCCGTCCGGGCTCCCATCCCGTTTCCGGAAGCACGCCGCGCAGGATCGCGACCGCCTTGTGCAGCTCGGCCTCCGAGCGGTACCTGCCGGCGGGGAACTCCGCGACGAGCCGGTCGGCGGCGTCCTCGATCGCCTTGGCGTCCGCGGGGGTCCAGAAGTCCAGCCAGGGTGCCGCGACCGCGATGCGAAGCCGGATCTCCTTCAGACGGGCCTCCTCGCGTTCCGCAGCGTCGGGATGATCGGCGAGGTAGCGACGGACCCTCGCGATTTGCCGCTGGTAGTGGAGCTGCTCCTCGATGTCCCGCGCTCCCGTCCAGTCGATCGCCCACTGGGCCTTGCGCGCCGCCTTCCGGTCCTCCTCGAACGTCGCCTCCACCTTCGCCCAGGTCGCGAAGCTCGGCGCCGTGTCGAGGGGCATCTCCCGCTTCGCGTCGCGGATCTTCTGCATGTGGGAGCGGTAGTTCCCGTCGATCCGCTCGAGGAGCGCGCTCCAACGCGGGTCCGGCCGCAGCGGCCCGAACGCCTCCTCCCGCTCCACGGCCCACCTGTAGCGAAGCCCCGCGTCGACGGCCGCCTCGAGCGCGCTCCACGCCTCGTCGTACCGCCCCACCTTCGCCAGCGCCTCGGCCTGGCCCCGCGCGAAGTCGTAGGCGTCGGGCCGGCGTTGGCGCAACTCGCCGAAGCGCTCGACGGCGGACTCGAATTCTCCCTTCTCCAGGTCGCGGTGGGCTCGGAAGTACTCCTGTCGCGTGCGACCTTCCGAGGTCATCGTCTCGCGCGCCAGGTAACGCAGGCTCGCGCACCCGCTCGTCAGGACCGTGGCCGTCAGCACCAGGACGATTCGTCGTCGCATGGGCAACCCCCGAGGATTGCCCGGACGTTACCACGGCCCTTCCCGGCCGCATTTGACGTTTGACGCCCTCGAGGCGGATCGGGACGACCTCGCGGACGGGCTCGTTCCCGTCCGCCTCGAGGGTGAGTTGGATCGCCGTCGCCCGGGGACCTCATCCCCTTTCGCGACGGGAGAGGAGACTCGGGACCCCGGGCTTGGCACGGCCCGGCGACTCACCTCCTTCCGCGAGGCGTGCGGCCGGCGCGGCCGGTGCACGCCATCACCGGCCGGGTGGGGTGCTCCTCGACGACGAGGACGCCGCGGCCCCGTGAGGCGGGCCGGTCGAGGAGCACCTGGGCGTGGACCGGGAACTTCGGGAGGGATGCCGCGACGCGAAACGTCGAGCGAGACTGGAACGGAAGCGAGTCGGAACCAGGTCCAGAACGGTGTCGCGCATCGTCGCCTCCCGATCGGACCAACCGAGCCCACTCGGGCTCTCCGCGGAACGGCGGACTTGCCTCGTCCGGACGAAATCACCGTACGCCCGAAGGAGCAGGTCGTCAACCCACCCGCGACCCGTTGGGGCTTGTCATGATTCCGGGCCCGACGTACGTTGCGGATGCCGTCGCGAAACGCGTGTTGAGGTGTGAGGTAACTGGCAACCTACCGGACTGTTAATCCGGCTATGGTGGTTCGAATCCACCCGCCTCAGCCAGCTTCGCAGTGTTTCGCGAGAGCGCGATCCTTCCGACACAAGGAGGCGCCATGGCGCACGCGACGGAGCTCATCCACGAGTTTCTCCGCGGCCGGCGGATCGCGGTGGCCGGTGTTTCGCGCGGCAAGGAGAGCGCCGCCAATCCCGTGTTCCGCAAGTTGCGCGACACCGGATACGAGGTCTTCCCGGTCAACCCGAACGCCACGGAGGTCGAAGGCGTCCGGTGCTTTCCCGACCTCGCGAGCGTACCCGGGGATCTCGACGGCGTCGTGATCGCGACGCACCCCGACGTCTCGCTCGAGATCGTGCGTCAGGCCGCCGACCGGAAGGTCC containing:
- a CDS encoding CoA-binding protein, whose product is MAHATELIHEFLRGRRIAVAGVSRGKESAANPVFRKLRDTGYEVFPVNPNATEVEGVRCFPDLASVPGDLDGVVIATHPDVSLEIVRQAADRKVRRVWFHRSFGSGSVSEPAVAACRSQGIACIVGGCPLMYREPVDLAHRCMRWWLQWRGRIA